A window of the Natrinema salifodinae genome harbors these coding sequences:
- a CDS encoding HNH endonuclease codes for MSRMTTERFFGGVDDRIQDLHSTLQYISEQKPTEAALFDWLLENTSAGSRASTPADAEETVSRNISFLESIDLLDSTPDGYQTTNKGETFWRHNEPLVMYEGLEKAVDGFREIARIIPNGYRTVEEIQTYLRDAYPDHNLPKGVVTKHLDWLKSLELVTEDNGVYSIPIEGGTFEVGAAYNRWFIHDALKGERYKGIAKPSDLPLVLIFTGDSGDDYGYEDKFLENDTFLYTGEGTEGDMTMDGGNEAIRDHKENGKSLHLFESTDLPWIVTYLGEYEYIGYDTRTLRDENDDPREAFQFQLAPVGGTEIEIEEGTPTSLSDEELFEKAKQSSPTGSRTSSSRSGGRSYPRSQYVREFALRMADGVCQGCEQEAPFVTSTGEPFLEVHHLTRQSDGGPDAPENVIALCPNCHRRVHQGRNGDEFNQELIAKAEQRNLIFL; via the coding sequence ATGAGCCGGATGACGACCGAACGCTTCTTCGGTGGGGTTGATGATCGGATTCAGGATCTCCATTCGACCCTCCAGTATATCTCAGAACAAAAACCGACTGAAGCAGCACTTTTTGACTGGCTGCTAGAAAATACATCTGCCGGATCAAGAGCATCTACACCCGCTGATGCAGAAGAAACCGTCAGCCGAAATATCTCGTTCCTCGAGTCCATCGACCTGCTCGACAGTACTCCAGATGGCTATCAAACTACAAACAAGGGCGAGACCTTCTGGCGGCATAACGAGCCCTTGGTTATGTATGAGGGCCTCGAGAAGGCTGTCGATGGATTCCGGGAGATCGCCAGGATCATTCCGAACGGTTACCGAACGGTCGAAGAGATACAAACATATCTCCGTGATGCCTATCCTGATCACAATTTACCCAAGGGCGTCGTAACTAAGCACCTTGATTGGCTCAAATCGCTCGAGCTGGTCACTGAAGACAATGGTGTCTACTCTATCCCGATTGAAGGTGGCACGTTCGAAGTTGGCGCAGCGTATAATCGGTGGTTCATCCACGATGCGCTCAAAGGAGAACGATACAAAGGAATCGCCAAACCGAGTGACCTTCCTCTAGTTCTCATCTTTACCGGTGACTCAGGCGATGACTACGGATACGAAGATAAATTCCTTGAGAACGACACCTTCCTCTACACTGGCGAAGGAACGGAAGGCGATATGACGATGGACGGCGGCAACGAAGCTATTCGCGACCACAAGGAGAACGGCAAGTCCCTTCATCTCTTTGAGAGCACAGACCTGCCGTGGATTGTCACCTACCTCGGTGAATACGAATACATCGGGTACGATACTAGGACACTGCGCGACGAGAATGATGACCCTCGTGAAGCATTCCAGTTTCAGTTAGCCCCTGTGGGCGGCACAGAGATTGAAATCGAGGAGGGAACGCCGACGTCGCTTTCGGATGAGGAGCTTTTCGAGAAAGCAAAACAGAGCTCGCCAACAGGATCACGCACTTCCTCAAGCCGTTCTGGCGGCCGCTCTTATCCACGATCACAGTACGTCCGTGAGTTTGCACTTCGGATGGCAGACGGCGTCTGTCAGGGATGTGAGCAAGAAGCTCCCTTCGTAACTAGCACCGGTGAGCCGTTCCTCGAGGTCCATCACCTCACACGGCAGAGTGACGGCGGGCCAGATGCACCAGAGAACGTCATCGCACTGTGTCCAAACTGCCATCGACGGGTGCATCAAGGGCGTAATGGTGATGAATTCAATCAGGAGTTAATAGCAAAAGCAGAACAGCGGAATCTAATATTTCTCTAA
- a CDS encoding GIY-YIG nuclease family protein: protein MGADKLTMQPYYESDWLGFDWSDWVSFAPSDGYLSTAPTDEGLYRVRHQRTEGLEYIGQTGRSLRGRLRALSGCYKPEMPFTDPHVAAPCLWAVREEYGPEFEVSWITPDVAPDRSQRLAIEEALIASYRRDTGESPTANFGRIIPGYRRSSNRSGGFTGGILEEGESEPNCEPGTGPLPWTDADAILSDSWMGLDWSEPERLADAYQQIPKESGLYRIWNEDDVPPLEYIGQSGNLRSRLYRHRRNRDGDLLFSYTTLSELDAAHKRSEVETELIGAHWLACEMAPRDQF from the coding sequence ATGGGTGCAGACAAACTGACTATGCAGCCGTATTATGAGTCCGACTGGTTAGGTTTCGACTGGTCGGACTGGGTCAGCTTCGCCCCTTCTGATGGTTATCTCTCAACGGCTCCAACCGACGAAGGTCTCTATCGCGTACGTCATCAGCGCACAGAGGGTCTCGAGTACATCGGACAGACTGGTCGAAGCCTTCGGGGACGTCTCCGAGCGCTGTCCGGATGTTACAAACCCGAAATGCCGTTCACTGATCCACATGTTGCGGCGCCGTGTCTATGGGCCGTCCGTGAAGAGTACGGACCGGAGTTCGAAGTTTCCTGGATCACCCCCGATGTGGCCCCAGATCGTTCGCAGCGCTTAGCCATTGAAGAGGCGTTGATTGCGTCATATCGACGCGACACTGGAGAAAGCCCAACAGCGAACTTCGGTCGAATCATTCCTGGCTATCGACGCTCGAGTAACCGGTCAGGTGGGTTCACTGGGGGTATTCTCGAAGAGGGTGAAAGTGAGCCGAACTGTGAGCCGGGAACTGGACCGTTGCCATGGACGGATGCCGATGCAATACTCTCAGATTCGTGGATGGGTCTTGACTGGTCGGAACCTGAACGCTTGGCAGATGCGTACCAACAGATTCCGAAGGAAAGCGGCCTGTATCGGATCTGGAATGAAGACGACGTCCCACCGTTGGAATACATCGGACAGAGCGGAAACCTCCGAAGTCGGCTGTATCGCCACCGTCGAAACAGAGACGGTGATCTATTGTTCAGCTATACGACGCTGTCAGAACTCGACGCAGCCCATAAGCGAAGTGAGGTCGAAACCGAGTTGATCGGTGCTCACTGGCTTGCTTGTGAGATGGCTCCACGAGACCAGTTCTAA
- a CDS encoding PH domain-containing protein, translated as MGLFSSGDDDLGDYECEPQGEYVTKARIEKVEDILDEGEKIHYITRGSTVDVEGSSAGKSLFGDDRSRKSGTRGYVRAVYTDSRVAVKIPQWLGSDERSVPYESITSVDLDTGLVNKRVSLQTPGQTYHIEVQEPGKDEVREIVSFIREKINEVNQPDTVVAESEPDPLDQLDKLQELHEKGVVDDEEFEEKKQSLLDKV; from the coding sequence ATGGGGTTATTCAGTTCAGGAGATGATGACTTGGGTGATTATGAGTGTGAGCCACAGGGAGAATACGTCACAAAAGCTCGAATTGAGAAGGTAGAAGATATCTTAGATGAGGGCGAGAAGATACACTATATAACCCGCGGATCAACCGTCGACGTTGAAGGGTCATCTGCTGGGAAATCATTATTCGGCGACGATAGAAGTCGCAAGTCTGGCACACGAGGGTACGTACGAGCAGTCTACACTGATAGCCGAGTAGCAGTAAAGATTCCTCAGTGGTTGGGCTCTGATGAGCGGTCTGTACCGTATGAGAGCATAACTAGTGTTGATCTGGATACTGGACTTGTTAATAAGCGCGTTTCCCTCCAGACGCCTGGGCAAACCTACCATATTGAAGTCCAAGAGCCAGGTAAAGACGAAGTTCGAGAAATTGTGTCGTTCATCAGGGAGAAGATTAACGAGGTAAATCAACCAGACACAGTCGTGGCAGAGTCAGAACCAGACCCACTTGATCAGCTGGACAAACTTCAAGAGCTTCATGAGAAGGGTGTCGTAGACGATGAAGAATTTGAAGAAAAGAAACAATCTCTGCTTGATAAGGTGTAA
- a CDS encoding SWIM zinc finger family protein encodes MSACMSECLDLLSYRLYVYLRKSVKMPGCCSTRTGFLGEAMTENILHHLGVSDNKVVKCAQYEAFEFELTAPGIVTVRNGSYADPENHEYRVNVKGGIPVCCECPADVHHDEPCKHRVAIAIRQPVLTAATERPVTDGGPLRPDDCSCWSVDQELPCFPCFNADFDTPNPEVPE; translated from the coding sequence ATGTCCGCCTGTATGTCAGAATGTTTAGACTTATTGTCATACAGATTGTATGTCTATCTAAGAAAGTCAGTCAAAATGCCCGGGTGTTGCAGCACCCGGACTGGCTTTCTGGGAGAAGCCATGACAGAAAACATACTCCATCACCTTGGAGTTTCGGATAACAAAGTCGTAAAGTGCGCACAATACGAAGCATTCGAGTTCGAGTTAACCGCTCCTGGGATCGTCACGGTACGAAACGGCAGCTACGCTGACCCGGAAAATCATGAGTATCGCGTCAACGTCAAGGGTGGCATTCCGGTCTGCTGTGAATGCCCGGCCGACGTCCATCATGATGAGCCGTGTAAGCATCGCGTCGCCATCGCGATCCGTCAACCGGTCCTCACTGCGGCGACAGAGCGACCAGTTACTGATGGCGGTCCACTGCGACCCGATGACTGTTCGTGCTGGAGTGTTGACCAAGAGCTCCCTTGCTTCCCTTGCTTTAACGCTGACTTCGACACACCGAATCCGGAGGTCCCAGAATGA
- a CDS encoding BlaI/MecI/CopY family transcriptional regulator — protein MAAAADQSSQWRQCLVDALEFFHDQIDQEIEDHTANGEHPDRPTTAREYFKEARGWTDETVEAKLLGWAPPDRSALRDHLGRLGYTLDEMLATGLFSEYGHATWQGRYVLPYFDEAGDPVYAIARCTGSKGGGNAGYDGHPADFIPGKYAKMSHTKDYAEVDEPIYGLSTLKRDGPVIITEGIADAITTHEAGYACLSPVTTRFKQRHRELLLERLEGDRLVIVIQDAEVPGSSYEDEFGLDLPQFGPGIEGAVQTAHYLHENGVDARLGELPLLADSLQKVDLDDYLQEWSDTLAPIVSSAKPAAQHPAHDPTTREIDVERTEVSPSGEGSALWNLTMPDVTGLNWGYRGPSPLGHHGDSEDYFLLLENRQIGYDHKYDATYHPVTYLLCNAGVRRQNNPEGPLTDEEKFESWRYAKAEGLIPSDDEVPYAALRGVALKHGLCERDDITDGWKLTPSAYLAAIETIENEYGLESGRNTNGEPVALIPSVSNEWDWRSDEPSIPLEEARSRCQAAIEEALINRSTAIIDALPSMGKSRGVIKAAAGTGEPLTILVGRGHEEMYEQYEEWCEEDGLKCKRLPSFTSDCETANGTHGDAWRDRVMEPYSRGATGRDIHMRIEDMPCKEDGCTYRSQWSFDPDEYDVLIGHYTHAHVYKAIQGRAVAFDEFPGGAFELDSVKGLPGTVSTYLEDSPLPVNDFTELIECRRDPALRDEALRQFASRDGIKVAPDADQAFTQGGHSAAPFVVLMLIFGEEVMDGWEVADIESSRCLWHRPTQTFYMLTPPDLLPGRGVIGLDGTPTSIMWNLALDQRFTHREVLDKDERSKYITETMSIELVRTTESIKPSGKGGRYVNVEDDTALFENIAQEHDEKPALIAPQAALKRYEQSGALEYIDGTQHYGNLLGSNEFKHLRVGVVSGSMHYGDRFIEKWAAYADEDIDREGKGVNLTYGDFGDKILTHMREHQTLQAMFRFGRDGNGARVYINTNTLPDWIEPHDEARVVRCWSDGERQILEVINDLDEWKTSDLIEHPDIEISKRQIHRVLNKLTERGYVTKTRKGRALVWRADGDCPEHGDVELG, from the coding sequence ATGGCGGCTGCGGCTGATCAATCGTCGCAGTGGCGGCAGTGCCTCGTTGACGCTCTCGAGTTCTTCCATGATCAGATCGATCAGGAAATCGAAGATCACACAGCTAATGGGGAGCACCCTGACCGACCGACGACCGCTCGAGAATATTTCAAAGAGGCGCGCGGATGGACTGACGAGACGGTCGAAGCGAAGTTGCTCGGTTGGGCACCTCCGGATCGAAGCGCACTTCGAGATCATCTCGGTCGGCTCGGATATACGCTCGATGAGATGCTGGCGACGGGGTTATTCAGTGAGTACGGACATGCGACCTGGCAAGGGCGGTACGTCTTGCCCTACTTCGATGAAGCCGGTGATCCTGTGTATGCTATCGCGCGGTGTACGGGGTCAAAAGGCGGTGGCAACGCGGGCTATGACGGGCATCCAGCAGACTTTATCCCGGGGAAGTATGCAAAGATGTCCCACACAAAGGACTACGCCGAGGTTGACGAACCGATTTACGGCCTCTCAACTCTCAAGCGCGATGGTCCAGTAATCATCACGGAGGGGATCGCCGACGCGATTACGACGCATGAAGCAGGCTATGCGTGCCTGTCTCCTGTCACGACTCGATTCAAACAGCGTCACCGTGAGTTGCTCCTCGAGAGACTCGAGGGAGACCGTCTGGTGATCGTCATTCAGGACGCTGAGGTGCCGGGATCGTCGTACGAAGATGAGTTTGGCTTAGACCTCCCACAGTTCGGTCCGGGCATCGAGGGAGCTGTTCAGACTGCTCACTATCTGCATGAAAACGGAGTCGATGCGCGTCTCGGTGAGCTCCCTCTTCTGGCAGATAGCCTTCAGAAGGTCGACCTCGATGACTACCTCCAGGAGTGGAGTGATACCTTAGCTCCCATCGTTTCCAGCGCGAAGCCGGCGGCGCAACACCCGGCTCATGATCCGACGACGAGAGAGATCGACGTAGAGCGAACCGAAGTGTCGCCCTCAGGTGAGGGATCGGCGCTCTGGAACCTGACGATGCCGGACGTCACCGGCCTGAACTGGGGGTATCGCGGCCCCAGTCCGCTGGGTCATCACGGGGATTCAGAAGATTACTTCCTTCTCTTGGAGAACCGGCAAATCGGCTACGATCACAAGTACGACGCGACGTATCACCCGGTGACCTATCTGCTGTGCAATGCAGGTGTACGGCGCCAGAATAATCCTGAGGGGCCTCTCACTGACGAAGAGAAATTTGAATCCTGGCGCTATGCAAAGGCAGAGGGTCTCATCCCATCAGACGACGAGGTGCCCTATGCTGCTCTCAGAGGCGTCGCCCTCAAGCACGGACTCTGCGAACGCGACGACATCACCGACGGCTGGAAGCTCACACCGTCGGCCTATCTTGCAGCAATCGAAACGATCGAAAACGAGTACGGTCTCGAATCGGGCCGTAACACGAACGGGGAGCCGGTAGCGCTCATTCCATCGGTCTCGAACGAGTGGGACTGGCGAAGCGACGAGCCGTCTATACCCCTTGAGGAAGCCCGGTCTCGGTGCCAAGCAGCGATCGAGGAGGCGCTCATTAATCGATCGACTGCGATCATCGACGCACTCCCCAGCATGGGGAAGTCTCGAGGCGTAATCAAGGCGGCTGCAGGAACAGGTGAACCGCTCACAATTCTCGTCGGCCGCGGGCACGAAGAGATGTACGAACAGTATGAAGAATGGTGCGAAGAAGACGGCCTCAAGTGCAAGCGTCTTCCGAGCTTCACTTCGGACTGCGAAACCGCGAATGGTACACACGGTGACGCCTGGCGCGATAGAGTCATGGAGCCGTACAGTCGGGGGGCTACAGGGCGCGATATCCACATGCGGATCGAAGATATGCCGTGTAAAGAGGACGGCTGCACCTACCGATCCCAATGGTCGTTCGATCCCGATGAATACGACGTCCTTATCGGGCACTACACTCACGCTCACGTCTACAAAGCGATTCAGGGGCGAGCAGTCGCATTCGACGAATTTCCTGGTGGTGCCTTCGAGCTAGACTCGGTGAAAGGGCTGCCAGGAACGGTCTCGACGTATCTTGAAGATTCTCCCCTTCCAGTCAATGATTTCACTGAATTGATCGAATGCCGGCGTGATCCAGCCCTCCGAGACGAAGCACTTCGACAGTTCGCTTCTCGAGACGGCATAAAAGTCGCGCCGGATGCCGATCAGGCATTTACACAGGGTGGTCATTCCGCAGCGCCATTCGTCGTTCTCATGCTTATCTTCGGTGAGGAAGTCATGGACGGGTGGGAAGTAGCAGATATTGAATCGTCACGATGTCTCTGGCACCGGCCTACTCAAACCTTCTACATGCTGACGCCACCAGATCTCTTGCCAGGCCGCGGGGTTATCGGTCTCGACGGCACACCGACGTCGATCATGTGGAATCTGGCGCTTGATCAGCGGTTCACCCATCGGGAAGTTCTCGACAAAGACGAACGCTCAAAGTATATCACTGAGACGATGAGCATCGAACTCGTCAGAACGACAGAGAGCATCAAGCCCTCGGGGAAGGGCGGCCGATACGTGAACGTCGAGGATGACACGGCGCTCTTCGAGAACATCGCTCAGGAACACGACGAAAAGCCGGCACTCATCGCCCCTCAAGCTGCGTTAAAACGGTACGAGCAGTCCGGCGCGCTTGAGTACATCGATGGAACACAGCACTACGGAAACCTGCTCGGATCAAATGAGTTCAAACACCTGCGGGTCGGTGTCGTCTCTGGATCGATGCACTATGGCGACAGATTCATCGAGAAATGGGCGGCCTACGCCGACGAAGACATCGACAGAGAGGGCAAGGGGGTGAACCTCACCTATGGCGATTTCGGCGATAAGATCCTCACCCACATGCGCGAACACCAGACACTACAAGCCATGTTCCGATTCGGCCGGGACGGAAACGGCGCTCGGGTCTACATCAATACGAATACCCTTCCCGACTGGATAGAACCGCACGACGAAGCGCGCGTCGTCCGCTGTTGGTCAGATGGAGAACGACAAATTCTCGAGGTGATCAACGATCTGGACGAGTGGAAAACGAGTGATTTGATCGAACACCCTGACATCGAGATCAGCAAACGCCAGATTCACCGAGTGCTGAACAAGCTCACTGAACGAGGATACGTAACAAAGACACGGAAGGGCCGTGCTCTAGTCTGGCGCGCTGACGGTGACTGCCCGGAACACGGCGATGTCGAATTAGGCTGA
- a CDS encoding C2H2-type zinc finger protein, translated as MLNSWRDEGSDVYVCAECGKVFETADSLNGHQSAHRDD; from the coding sequence CTGCTCAACAGCTGGCGTGACGAGGGCAGCGATGTCTACGTTTGCGCTGAGTGCGGCAAGGTGTTCGAGACGGCTGACAGCCTGAACGGTCATCAGTCGGCTCACAGGGACGACTAG